The Stieleria maiorica genome includes the window AGCCCAAGGAACCCGCGCTGCATCGCCCCGATCCAACGACCTATCGTGCGTCTGAACCCAGCGCGGTCGCCCGTCGTGGTCGACTGGCGATGAACGCCACGCCAAAAGCCATTCACCCGATCTACTTTCCCGTCAAATACTTTTGCGAGCGGGTTCTGGCACTGGGTGCTCTGGTGATTGTCGCGCCGGTCATCTTGATTCTGGTGATCCTGGTTCGGGCCACTTCCAAGGGACCAGGCATCTACCGTCAAGAACGTGTCGGACTGGGACGCAAATCGTTTGATGTGTTTAAGCTTCGCACCATGTACCAGGATGCGGAAGCTGATGGTCGGGCGAAGTGGAGTCAAAAAGGTGACCCGAGGATTACCCCCTTGGGACGATTCTTGCGGCGAACACACCTCGACGAACTCCCCCAACTATGGAACGTTGTCATTGGCGACATGTCGCTAACCGGGCCGCGTCCCGAGCGACCATCGATTTGCGAAAAACTCAAGCAACACATTCCAAATTATTACGCGCGCACCGAGGTTAAACCTGGCATCACCGGACTGGCACAGATCAACCTGGAACCCGATTGCACGATTGACGATGTGCGACGCAAGCAATGCCTGGACCTGCACTACATCCATCACGCAAACCTTTGGCTCGACTTACGAATGCTCTTCGCCACCGTGCTTCGGATGATCGGCATTCGGGGG containing:
- a CDS encoding sugar transferase translates to MKDATVFEFNDSDSDSSVATEPKEPALHRPDPTTYRASEPSAVARRGRLAMNATPKAIHPIYFPVKYFCERVLALGALVIVAPVILILVILVRATSKGPGIYRQERVGLGRKSFDVFKLRTMYQDAEADGRAKWSQKGDPRITPLGRFLRRTHLDELPQLWNVVIGDMSLTGPRPERPSICEKLKQHIPNYYARTEVKPGITGLAQINLEPDCTIDDVRRKQCLDLHYIHHANLWLDLRMLFATVLRMIGIRGSVVTRWMGLCRKHVIEAQGLQVVKMHSRREPDAIEVDLAVSGSRSSEPCCADKRLRVDRAPRPK